A window of Flavobacterium psychrophilum genomic DNA:
TTTTTAATGTGTCGCTGTTACGGTTCTGTATTTTCGCCGTAAATTTTACGTCTTGTGCGTATGCTCCACCTGCAAAAGCAAAAAGAAGCAGCAATGCAATTTTTTTCATGTTTTAGGTTTTTGTTGATGGTATAAAGATATTCAATAGCATTAAAAGTATAACACGAGGTTAATATTTTAACAATCTTATCTAAAAAGCTCAAATTGGGCAGACTTTTTGTGCATTTACACTTAAATTGCTATGCCTGCCAAAACTTTATAAACGGAATAAAGCATTATTTATGAAAACACTGCCTTACTATTTTATTAAAGAAAAAGCATTATACCTTGTTTTTACCATTGTATTTTTAGTTTCCTGTAAAGGAAAAGTTGAAACTGTAAATGTAGAAAACAGGTATTCTCTTGATGTGCCGGCCGACTTTAAACAGGTAAAAGACCTTAATGAAGAAGCATCATTACAATATCAGAATGCATTAAAGGAACTATACGTAATCGTAATTGACGAACCCAAATCGCAACTTACAAAGGCTATTGACGAAAATGAGCTGCAAGACACCTACAGTAATACACTGGAAGGCTATTCTAAATTGATTACAGATGGAATGGATGCTTCTATCTCCATTAAAAAGATGCCCGATTTTGTAAACAAGACTATCAATGGGTTAAAAGCACGGGAGCTTTCTTTTGAAGGGCTTTCATCGGGTAACCGTGTGTACTGGAAGCTTGCTTTTATTGAAGGCAATAACCGGTATTATCAAATTATGGTATGGACGCTCGCCGACAATCACAAGAAACATGAAAAAGAAATGCAGGCTATTATAAACTCCTTTAAAGAGACCGATAAAAGCAAAAATTAATACTAGGCAATGTTTTTTGTGCTTTGTAAACATTAGTTGCTAAATTTGCACTTCAAAATTTTATCAAGTAATGTATAGAAGCCATAATTGTGGAGAGCTTACAGCTTCACATATCAACCAGGAAGTAACATTAGCCGGATGGGTGCAAAAATCGCGTAACAAGGGGTTCCTTATATGGGTAGACCTACGAGATCGTTACGGTGTAACACAATTAATTTTTGATGAGGCACGTACACAAAAAGAAGTTTTTGAAAAGGCCGCTACATTAGGACGTGAATTTGTTATTCAGGTTAAAGGTACTGTTATAGAGCGTGAATCTAAAAACGCAGGCATGGCTACCGGAGATGTAGAGATCCTGGTAAGTGAGCTTACTATACTTAATGCATCAATTGTACCTCCTTTCACTATAGAAGACGAAACCGATGGTGGTGAAGATATCCGTATGAAATACCGTTATCTTGACATTCGCCGTAACCCGGTAAAAAATAGCCTTCTTTTCCGTCACAAAGTGGCTATGGAAGTAAGGAACTATCTTTCGACACAAGGTTTTGTAGAGGTAGAAACACCTGTACTTATTAAGTCTACACCGGAAGGCGCACGTGACTTTGTTGTGCCTTCACGTATGAACCCGGGTCAGTTTTACGCGTTACCGCAATCACCACAAACATTTAAGCAATTGCTTATGGTAGGTGGTATGGATAAATATTTCCAGATCGTGAAATGTTTCCGTGATGAAGATTTACGTGCCGACCGCCAGCCTGAGTTTACACAGATTGACTGTGAAATGGCTTTTGTTGAGCAGGAAGATATTATTGGTGTATTTGAAGGGCTTGCCAGCCACCTTCTTAAAGAAGTTAAAGGTATTGACACCGGAAAATTCCCGAGGATGACCTATGACGAAGCCATGAGAAAATATGGTAACGACAAACCGGATATCCGTTTCGGAATGGAATTTGGAGAACTAAACGAAGTAACACAACATAAAGATTTTGCAGTATTTAATACTTCAGAACTTGTAGTTGGTATTGCAGTACCGGGCGCTGCTACTTACACACGTAAGGAAATAGACGGGCTTATCGAGTGGGTAAAACGCCCTCAGGTAGGTGCAAGCGGTATGGTATATGCAAAATATGAGGCAGATGGCTCAATAAAATCATCTGTAGATAAATTCTACGATCAGGAAGACCTTAAGAAATGGGCAGAGATTACAGGTGCGCAACCGGGCGACCTTATATTAGTACTTTCGGGAGATGCGTTTAAAACACGTACCCGCCTTAGCGCATTGCGTATGGAACTTGCTACACGCCTTGGCCTAAGAAACCCTGAAGTATTTGCTCCGCTATGGGTTGTAGATTTCCCTCTGTTAGAGTGGGATGAAGACAGTGAGCGTTTCCACGCGATGCACCACCCATTTACGTCGCCTAAGCCGGAAGATATTGCACTTCTTGAAACAAACCCTGGCGCTGTAAGGGCTAATGCGTATGACCTTGTACTTAACGGTAACGAAATAGGCGGAGGATCTATCAGGATTCATGATAAAGCTACGCAGGCACTTATGTTTAAATACCTGGGCTTTACTGAAGAACAGGCTAAAGCACAGTTTGGTTTCCTTATGGATGCCTTCCAGTACGGAGCACCGCCACACGGTGGTCTTGCCTTCGGTTTTGACAGGCTTGTTGCGATACTTGGCGGACAGGAAACTATTCGTGATTTTATTGCATTCCCTAAAAACAATTCGGGCCGTGATGTAATGATCGATGCACCATCTGTTATTGATGAAGCACAGCTTACAGAACTTAGCATTAAAACGAATGTAGCGCAGTAAGCTATTTTATGATATTACAAAGGCAGCACAATGTGCTGCCTTTTCTTTTTATAGGTTCTCAGTATCTTCGAGATTAATTTCTTTTTGGATGATTTTACCAGAATTCTTTCTTTCTGATTTAAGTTCTCCGGCCTTCCATTTCCCATAATAATTAGCTCCCCTTAAACTCCTTTCAGCCAAACCGGAACCCTGCCGAACCATCATGCCATTGAACCGGCAATCTTCATATGGACAATTGTGTTTAGAATAAACACCAAAATTACGGTGCTTAATACGTTTGTCTTTTAGTGTCTTTTCCTGATAACTCCACAAATCTACCCACATCTGGTGAGTATCACCTTCTGTCAACTCCTGCCCTATAGTACTAACACCAATATACGTTTCAGGATCTTTTATCTGTAAGAAATCAAACTGCTTTTTAAAAAAAGAATGTGCATACTCCCTAACCTCAATTTTTTGTTCTGTATCCAGCTTTTCATTTTCTGTTAGCGAACGATAAAGACCCAGCGTATTAAAGTCGGTATATTTTTTATGGTTCTCTATACAATCAAAGTACTCTTTAAAAGTAAACGTGTTGAATTTTCTATCTATTTTCATACATCATATTTTTTTCCAGATTGTAAAAATAGTAATACTTTCGCCTCGTAATTCAATCAATCATAATCAAATGAAAAAACTATTACTTACCCTGGCGCTTTCAGCATCGTTCTTTGCATCGGCACAAAACAATCTAAAATTTAGCTTTAATGCCGGGGCTACATTATCTGATGTTAGAGGTAATGAAGAACTTGACCGTTACAAAAACGCATTAGACTACCTTGTTGGCTTGTCTTTAGAACTTCCTTTAAATGATAACTTTTCGGTATTTGCTAATGTAAACTACGAAAGGAAAAGTTTTGTACAAAAGATACAATTTGAGTCCGGAGGGTTTGATCCTGTAATAAACCCTGATAATATTGACAAAGCTAATTTAAGAGGAACACTTCAATACATATCTGTTCCGATAAACGTTAAGTATTACTTTGGCACTAAGAAAAACTTTTATGTTCATGCAGGACCATATACAGCCGTGTTTATAGATGATAAATTTAAATTTAACGGTGACGAAGTACGGGAACTTACCGGCAGCAGCGATTTTAAAACGCTTGATTTTGGAATTACAGCCGGAGCAGGCGCACAATTTAGCCTCGACCCGAAACATAACCTAAGTATTGGCGTGAGAAACAACCTGGGCCTTGCTAACGTTAGTAAGATGGGCGCAGATGTACGAACAAATGCATTAAATCTGGTTATTATATTCGAATCTATACTGTAACAATTTCTTTAAATAAGAAGACTCGCAATTGAGGAGCTTTTCTTGCAATTTTGACAACTTAAGTTTCGATATAAACCTGCAA
This region includes:
- a CDS encoding aspartyl-tRNA synthetase, giving the protein MYRSHNCGELTASHINQEVTLAGWVQKSRNKGFLIWVDLRDRYGVTQLIFDEARTQKEVFEKAATLGREFVIQVKGTVIERESKNAGMATGDVEILVSELTILNASIVPPFTIEDETDGGEDIRMKYRYLDIRRNPVKNSLLFRHKVAMEVRNYLSTQGFVEVETPVLIKSTPEGARDFVVPSRMNPGQFYALPQSPQTFKQLLMVGGMDKYFQIVKCFRDEDLRADRQPEFTQIDCEMAFVEQEDIIGVFEGLASHLLKEVKGIDTGKFPRMTYDEAMRKYGNDKPDIRFGMEFGELNEVTQHKDFAVFNTSELVVGIAVPGAATYTRKEIDGLIEWVKRPQVGASGMVYAKYEADGSIKSSVDKFYDQEDLKKWAEITGAQPGDLILVLSGDAFKTRTRLSALRMELATRLGLRNPEVFAPLWVVDFPLLEWDEDSERFHAMHHPFTSPKPEDIALLETNPGAVRANAYDLVLNGNEIGGGSIRIHDKATQALMFKYLGFTEEQAKAQFGFLMDAFQYGAPPHGGLAFGFDRLVAILGGQETIRDFIAFPKNNSGRDVMIDAPSVIDEAQLTELSIKTNVAQ